A single Lactuca sativa cultivar Salinas chromosome 8, Lsat_Salinas_v11, whole genome shotgun sequence DNA region contains:
- the LOC111897869 gene encoding uncharacterized protein LOC111897869 — protein sequence MDSLSFMFQTVVASNLYSDRLSKIQSRGCRPLTIGDAPFRNVYVTSQLNNRYLISVQTRGAFSNPQSDGQEEEEEEVEGSVEEIRIPKAWLNSSKALEESEWLRVSLHKWLDDEYCPEPTNVDISNVAARSYYNSLTENQTELGDILLRMAMELESISYKESFHGAFSSANAAVHLILQRILQQEELNA from the exons ATGGATTCGTTATCGTTTATGTTTCAAACTGTAGTTGCCTCAAATCTCTATTCAGATCGCCTTTCAAAAATTCAGAGTAGAGGTTGTAGACCTCTAACAATCGGCGATGCTCCTTTTCGTAATGTGTATGTCACTTCTCAGCTAAACAACCGTTATCTTATATCTGTTCAAACGCGTGGCGCGTTTTCAAACCCGCAAAGTGATggacaagaggaagaagaagaagaagtggaagGATCAGTTGAAGAAATTAGAATTCCAAAAGCTTGGTTGAACTCTTCGAAGGCATTGGAG GAATCAGAATGGTTACGAGTAAGTCTTCACAAGTGGTTGGATGATGAATATTGTCCAGAGCCAACTAATGTAGACATCAGTAACGTCGCTGCACGCTCATACTACAACTCTTTAACTGAGAACCAAACTGAACTTGGGGATATACTGCTAAGGATGGCTATGGAGTTGGAAAGCATATCTTACAAAGAGAGTTTTCATGGAGCCTTCTCCTCAGCAAATGCAGCTGTACACCTCATACTCCAGCGAATACTGCAGCAAGAGGAGCTTAATGCTTAG